In a genomic window of Hippoglossus stenolepis isolate QCI-W04-F060 chromosome 17, HSTE1.2, whole genome shotgun sequence:
- the gabpb2a gene encoding GA-binding protein subunit beta-2a isoform X1 — MSLVDLGKRLLEAARKGQDDEVRNLMANGAPFTTDWLGTSPLHLAAQHGHYSTADVLLRAGVSRDARTKVDRTPLHMAAAEGHTIIVELLVRSGADINAKDMLKMTALHWAAQHGHHGVAETLIKHGADVHSLSKFDKTPFDIAVDIQNTELMLQLQEGMQNQVNMNQVSMNVETSSTTNQPQFIIQGIPALQGGVVNLAELLNKANAGMTSLTHSHSLPLTHSLTLGCDVNVSGDSEEAMAASALDSNIQHATVVNEGGQRVITIVTDQHGNLQTTGGMSQPFFVTMQHGQQMLAVPANAVTEEVVTEEPHPPPTRKRKLEVTSNHNDTGETELLQRQLVEANRKAQEYRQQLMCKEQEAEEYRIKLEAMSQSQANSTSVNAGTLTAANAAASPEEVVGGDEDEEEGAASMVEEEGEMVVLPDGGIIMEGEEGQVTLVEAGGETTEVSS, encoded by the exons ATGTCGTTGGTGGACCTCGGCAAGCGTCTGCTGGAGGCGGCTCGTAAAGGTCAGGACGATGAGGTCAGAAACCTGATGGCCAACGGAGCGCCGTTTACTACCGACTGG TTAGGGACGTCCCCCCTCCACCTGGCCGCTCAGCACGGTCATTACTCCACTGCCGACGTCCTGCTCAGAGCCGGCGTCAGCAGGGACGCCCGCACCAAAGTGGACAGGACGCCGTTGCACATGGCCGCCGCAGAGGGACACACCATCATCGTGGAGCTGCTGGTCCGA aGCGGCGCAGACATCAACGCCAAAGACATGCTGAAGATGACGGCGCTGCACTGGGCGGCTCAGCACGGACACCACGGCGTGGCCGAGACGCTCATCAAGCACGGAGCAGACGTGCACTCGCTCAGCAAGTTTGACAAGACGCCATTCGACATCGCTGTCGACATCCAGAACACCgagctgatgctgcagctgcag gaaggCATGCAGAACCAGGTGAACATGAACCAGGTGAGTATGAATGTGGAGACGAGCTCCACCACCAACCAACCACAGTTCATCATCCAGGGAATACCTGCATTACAGGGGGGCGTGGTCAACCTGGCAGAGCTGCTCAACAAGGCTAATGCAGGTAtgacatcactcacacactctcactcactccctctcacacactctctcacactcggATGTGATGTTAATGTTTCAGGAGATTCAGAGGAGGCGATGGCGGCCAGCGCTCTGGACTCCAACATCCAACACGCCACTGTTGTCAACGAGGGCGGTCAGAGGGTCATCACCATAGTAACGGACCAGCATGGCAACCTGCAGACAACTGGAGGAATGTCTCAACCGTTCTTCGTGACCATGCAGCACGGACAACAGA TGCTGGCGGTCCCAGCCAACGCAGTGACAGAGGAGGTGGTGACGGAGGAGCcgcaccccccacccacccggaagaggaagctggaggtAACCAGCAACCACAACGACACAGGAGAGACG gagtTGTTGCAGAGGCAGCTGGTGGAGGCCAACAGGAAGGCGCAGGAATACCGACAGCAGCTGATGTGTAAAGAGCAGGAGGCCGAGGAGTATCGCATCAAACTGGAGGCCATGTCCCAGAGTCAGGCCAACAGCACCAGTGTCAACGCCGGCACCCTGACCGCCGCCAACGCTGCGGCCAGCCCGGAGGAAGTGGTgggaggagatgaggacgaAGAGGAAGGAGCTGCCAgcatggtggaggaggagggcgagatGGTTGTGCTGCCGGATGGAGGCATCATcatggagggggaggagggtcAGGTGACGCTGGTGGAGGCAGGGGGTGAAACAACGGAGGTCAGCTCCTAA
- the gabpb2a gene encoding GA-binding protein subunit beta-2a isoform X2, giving the protein MSLVDLGKRLLEAARKGQDDEVRNLMANGAPFTTDWLGTSPLHLAAQHGHYSTADVLLRAGVSRDARTKVDRTPLHMAAAEGHTIIVELLVRSGADINAKDMLKMTALHWAAQHGHHGVAETLIKHGADVHSLSKFDKTPFDIAVDIQNTELMLQLQEGMQNQVNMNQVSMNVETSSTTNQPQFIIQGIPALQGGVVNLAELLNKANAGDSEEAMAASALDSNIQHATVVNEGGQRVITIVTDQHGNLQTTGGMSQPFFVTMQHGQQMLAVPANAVTEEVVTEEPHPPPTRKRKLEVTSNHNDTGETELLQRQLVEANRKAQEYRQQLMCKEQEAEEYRIKLEAMSQSQANSTSVNAGTLTAANAAASPEEVVGGDEDEEEGAASMVEEEGEMVVLPDGGIIMEGEEGQVTLVEAGGETTEVSS; this is encoded by the exons ATGTCGTTGGTGGACCTCGGCAAGCGTCTGCTGGAGGCGGCTCGTAAAGGTCAGGACGATGAGGTCAGAAACCTGATGGCCAACGGAGCGCCGTTTACTACCGACTGG TTAGGGACGTCCCCCCTCCACCTGGCCGCTCAGCACGGTCATTACTCCACTGCCGACGTCCTGCTCAGAGCCGGCGTCAGCAGGGACGCCCGCACCAAAGTGGACAGGACGCCGTTGCACATGGCCGCCGCAGAGGGACACACCATCATCGTGGAGCTGCTGGTCCGA aGCGGCGCAGACATCAACGCCAAAGACATGCTGAAGATGACGGCGCTGCACTGGGCGGCTCAGCACGGACACCACGGCGTGGCCGAGACGCTCATCAAGCACGGAGCAGACGTGCACTCGCTCAGCAAGTTTGACAAGACGCCATTCGACATCGCTGTCGACATCCAGAACACCgagctgatgctgcagctgcag gaaggCATGCAGAACCAGGTGAACATGAACCAGGTGAGTATGAATGTGGAGACGAGCTCCACCACCAACCAACCACAGTTCATCATCCAGGGAATACCTGCATTACAGGGGGGCGTGGTCAACCTGGCAGAGCTGCTCAACAAGGCTAATGCAG GAGATTCAGAGGAGGCGATGGCGGCCAGCGCTCTGGACTCCAACATCCAACACGCCACTGTTGTCAACGAGGGCGGTCAGAGGGTCATCACCATAGTAACGGACCAGCATGGCAACCTGCAGACAACTGGAGGAATGTCTCAACCGTTCTTCGTGACCATGCAGCACGGACAACAGA TGCTGGCGGTCCCAGCCAACGCAGTGACAGAGGAGGTGGTGACGGAGGAGCcgcaccccccacccacccggaagaggaagctggaggtAACCAGCAACCACAACGACACAGGAGAGACG gagtTGTTGCAGAGGCAGCTGGTGGAGGCCAACAGGAAGGCGCAGGAATACCGACAGCAGCTGATGTGTAAAGAGCAGGAGGCCGAGGAGTATCGCATCAAACTGGAGGCCATGTCCCAGAGTCAGGCCAACAGCACCAGTGTCAACGCCGGCACCCTGACCGCCGCCAACGCTGCGGCCAGCCCGGAGGAAGTGGTgggaggagatgaggacgaAGAGGAAGGAGCTGCCAgcatggtggaggaggagggcgagatGGTTGTGCTGCCGGATGGAGGCATCATcatggagggggaggagggtcAGGTGACGCTGGTGGAGGCAGGGGGTGAAACAACGGAGGTCAGCTCCTAA
- the mllt11 gene encoding protein AF1q, whose amino-acid sequence MKEKSNSQYESFHFWRQPIPALDLSELEDLGLTDGQSTNGRKGKDKPSKLRRQNEETKLQEFSSFNYWRSPIAEVDALLADLNLLL is encoded by the exons ATGAAGGAGAAGTCAAACAGCCAATACGAGTCCTTCCACTTCTGGAGGCAGCCAATCCCAGCCCTCGATCTGTCCGAGCTGGAGGATCTAGGTTTGACTGACGGTCAGTCGACCAATggcagaaaaggaaaagacaagcCGTCCAAACTTAGGCGTCAGAACGAGGAG aCGAAGCTGCAGGAGTTTTCCTCCTTTAACTACTGGAGATCTCCAATCGCTGAGGTGGACGCTCTGCTCGCCGacctcaacctgctgctgtga